From Microcaecilia unicolor chromosome 11, aMicUni1.1, whole genome shotgun sequence, the proteins below share one genomic window:
- the TMEM223 gene encoding transmembrane protein 223 has translation MTFICRGWMTSGPPDVREGDVTGLLAEMLWWRPSLLLNCSRGAAWRAQAGSRGLHGEVPSRDVLLFQHERPRFFRLLRLFCAGQAGFWLYLAQFGFSSLRASPRERSPDTAGKPPAPNFRTVLWRWGFTLSCVIVGSAIVIGGCLFSRRSVSRIVLHGGGQQVTVSTADLFGLKPTHTVPICHVSCMAHRSEVPAMIPVKIKDYRFYFLLDKEGQIYNPKLFDVTIGTYRKL, from the exons ATGACCTTCATATGCCGCGGATGGATGACATCAGGGCCTCCTGACGTGCGGGAGGGTGACGTCACGGGGCTCCTGGCAGAAATGCTGTGGTGGAGACCGTCGCTCTTGCTGAACTGTTCCCGGGGCGCCGCGTGGCGGGCTCAGGCTGGGAGTCGCGGTCTGCACGGGGAAGTTCCTTCCCGAGACGTTCTGCTCTTCCAGCACGAGCGGCCCCGCTTCTTCCGCCTCCTGCGCCTGTTTTGCGCTGGCCAGGCTGGATTCTGGCTCTACCTGGCGCAATTTGGCTTCAGTAGTCTGCGGGCTTCCCCGAGAGAGAGGAGCCCGGATACGGCTGGAAAGCCTCCCGCCCCCAACTTTCGAACTGTGCTATGGCGCTGGGGATTCACCCTGAGCTGCGTAATCGTGG GATCAGCAATTGTGATTGGAGGGTGTCTCTTCTCGCGGCGCTCTGTGAGCCGGATTGTCTTGCATGGTGGTGGGCAGCAGGTTACGGTCAGCACTGCGGACCTCTTTGGCCTGAAGCCAACCCACACGGTGCCCATATGTCATGTGTCCTGCATGGCACACCGCAGTGAGGTGCCTGCCATGATTCCTGTCAAGATCAAAGATTATCGTTTCTATTTCCTACTGGACAAGGAGGGGCAGATATATAACCCCAAGCTCTTTGATGTTACTATTGGCACCTATAGGAAACTGTGA